In Cotesia glomerata isolate CgM1 linkage group LG3, MPM_Cglom_v2.3, whole genome shotgun sequence, one genomic interval encodes:
- the LOC123260433 gene encoding cyclin-G-associated kinase, with protein sequence MSDYLKSAFGYLNGSAGTNEYVGQVLEISNVKLRVNRLIAEGGWALVFAVEDIATGKEYALKRLIAVDEEANKNIIKEIETLKKLSGHPNVIQYLCAQRIEREERRGCEYLVVMELCPGGTLADVLRGTSTNSLTLPQVCRVAYQITKAVHHMHTQQPQPIIHCDIKLENFLFASDGLIKLCDFGSSSTQQILPDPSWNAQKRSMLEDQMARFTTPMYRAPEMMDTWNNEPIGPPVDCWALGCILYTLVTLRHPFPEGNKLAIINAKYSPPTPNPRYECIYDLVKGCLEPSPIKRMTTSILLERLAAIAESNNFDPREPANIEIKAPPAPPPRISPPTQPSVVTSAAPAAASSRSTPPASSVPQQMPALHRPVPAHHPPSKVQGIPSSGLFSSLKGGAGSIFRNLKDTSSKVMQSVQQSMARTELDASYLTSRILIMPYPADGIESTYRANHIEDVRAFLQTRHPLPAKIQLYNLSRGRPNVTRLPGKHIDCTFAYSSPDSNAPLLSALYQICQDIYRYLDADFNHIVVLYCVDGCRASATIACALLLYAGVLSKPEETIALFTTRRCQPPQLQASEMRSINYMSILHSGVYPHTRPLALRSLILQPVPLFTRAKDGCRPYIEIYSNGAFVFSTKKPEYEEMKLFDMMEGKACIIIGDATVRGDVTIVIFHARQQLGRVIGIKIASLHFHTGFIPPNESALNFDKKDLDDTPEVGGQFRVMLNVMVGEDNLKPSRIPAPWEVEVSHDEDLRPDPLFGSTLEMEETLENFRTPGKSKIPPRRPSPPIIKRETSKEDTSEQIPLHQAEEEEEDEYNDNDNDNNKQEKEKYEKLQTEKSEVIDSQCDNILTEAVLLDFGGPSSGEPPSNISSAGPTPKLDIFSDASKVQNDLFGNFSTFNNSVTTENTRGVNKSVSNNIFTKSGGSNSSKDQTTQKGTGDFLFDPFGGSSSNDLLSNWANTGKTSGLKTPNEDNFPRNSSVPNFGAQNKDPFANLAGSLGAGLNASWNGTPRDSNTPQSASPATAGTPIPSSPRMPNKASAPTESNNIDSSIFNNKPANKHTDVFEDLLGSQGYNFFSSRKADKDSPKTINEMRKVEAAKTMDPDVLKVSEWTEGKKGNIRGLLCSLHTVLWPEADRWQRYEMHQLVSPADVKKAYRKACLAVHPDKQSGTANENIAKLIFMELNNAWSAFENDASQQNLFS encoded by the exons atgtCGGATTACTTAAAATCGGCGTTTGGATACTTAAATGGTAGTGCTGGTACTAACGAATATGTGGGACAAGTGTTAGAAATAAGTAATGTAAAATTACGAGTTAATAGATTAATTGCTGAGG GTGGCTGGGCGTTAGTTTTCGCAGTAGAAGATATTGCCACGGGTAAAGAGTACGCATTAAAg AGACTGATAGCAGTAGATGAAgaagcaaataaaaatattataaaagaaatagaaacattgaaaaaattatctggGCATCCCAATGTTATTCAATATCTATGTGCACAACGAATTGAGCGAGAAGAAAGACGAGGATGTGAATACTTAGTAGTAATGGAATTGTGCCCTGGTGGTACTTTAGCTGATGTACTTCGTGGTACATCAACTAATTCTTTGACTCTACCTCAAGTATGCCGTGTAGCTTATCAAATAACTAAAGCAGTTCATCATATGCACACTCAACAGCCTCAACCAATTATACATTGTGACATAaagttagaaaattttttgtttgcaaGTGATGGTCTCATTAAGTTATGTGATTTTGGAAGTTCTTCGACTCAACAAATATTACCGGATCCATCATGGAATGCTCAAAAACGTTCCATGTTAGAAGATCAAATGGCAAGATTCACAACACCTATGTATCGTGCTCCAGAAATGATGGATACCTGGAATAATGAACCTATTGGTCCACCAGTCGACTGTTGGGCGTTAGGATGTATTCTGTACACTTTAGTTACGCTTCGTCATCCTTTCCCGGAAG gtaATAAATTAGCAATCATCAATGCAAAATACTCACCACCAACTCCAAATCCTCGTTATGAATGTATTTATGACTTAGTAAAAGGTTGTTTAGAACCGTCTCCTATAAAACGTATGACAACgtcaattttattagaaaGATTAGCAGCTATTGCTGAATCAAACAATTTTGATCCAAGAGAACCTGCTAATATAGAAATAAAAGCTCCACCAGCACCACCGCCACGGATATCTCCACCTACTCAACCGTCAGTTGTAACATCAGCAGCACCAGCAGCAGCTTCCTCACGATCTACCCCGCCAGCTTCATCAGTACCTCAACAAATGCCTGCATTACATCGACCTGTTCCAGCGCATCATCCACCTTCTAAAGTTCAAGGGATTCCAAGTTCCGGTCTTTTTAGTTCCTTGAAAGGTGGTGCAGGCAGTATTTTTCGTAATCTCAAAGATACATCTAGTAAAGTAATGCAATCAGTGCAACAGAGTATGGCTAGAACTGAATTGGATGCTAGTTACTTAACATCACGTATACTAATAATGCCATATCCAGCCGATGGTATAGAATCTACGTATCGAGCTAATCATATAGAAGATGTACGAGCATTTCTGCAAACCAGACATCCTCTACCAGCAAAAATTCAATTGTACAATCTTTCTCGGGGTCGGCCAAATGTGACACGACTTCCAGGAAAACACATTGACTGCACATTTGCTTATTCTTCTCCAGATTCTAATGCTCCACTTTTATCTGCTCTCTATCAAATTTGTCAAGATATTTATAGATATCTTGATGCTGACTTTAATCATATAGTGGTGCTATACTGTGTa gaTGGCTGTAGAGCAAGTGCAACAATCGCATGTGCTTTACTACTTTATGCCGGTGTCTTATCCAAGCCAGAGGAAACAATTGCACTTTTTACAACTCGAAGATGTCAACCACCTCAATTACAAGCATCAGAAATGCGATCCATAAATTATATGAGCATTTTACATTCTGGTGTTTATCCACATACAAGACCTTTAGCATTACGATCTCTAATATTACAACCTGTACCGTTATTTACTAGAGCTAAAGATGGATGTAGACCTTACATTGAAATTTATAGCAATGGTGCTTTTGTATTTTCAACAAAGAAACCCGAATATgaagaaatgaaattatttgataTGATGGAGGGAAAAGCTTGTATAATAATCGGTGATGCTACTGTTCGTGGTGATGTTACTATTGTTATATTTCATGCTAGACAACAGCTTGGCAGGGTAATTGGAATTAAAATAGCTTCACTACATTTCCATACGGGTTTTATTCCACCAAATGAAAGTGCATtaaatttcgataaaaaagATTTAGATGATACTCCAGAAGTTGGAGGACAATTTCGAGTTATGCTTAATGTTATGGTTGGTGAAGATAATTTAAAACCATCTAGAATACCAGCCCCATGGGAAGTAGAAGTATCTCATGATGAAGACCTTAGGCCTGATCCGTTATTTGGTTCAACATTAGAAATGGAAGAAACACTTGAAAACTTTAGAACTCCAGGTAAAAGTAAAATACCACCAAGACGACCTTCTCCACCAATAATAAAACGTGAAACATCAAAAGAAGATACTTCGGAACAAATACCATTGCATCAagcagaagaagaagaagaagacgaATACAATgacaatgataatgataataataaacaagaaAAAGAGAAATACGAAAAGCTTCAAACAGAAAAAAGTGAAGTTATTGATTCACAATGCGATAATATTTTAACAGAAGCAGTTCTTTTAGATTTTGGAGGACCGTCATCAGGTGAACCTCCCTCAAATATTTCTTCCGCTGGGCCTACTCCAAAATTAGATATATTTTCAGATGCTTCAAAAGTTCAGAATGATTTATTtggtaatttttcaacattcaATAATTCAGTGACAACTGAAAATACACGAGGAGTTAATAAGTCAGtttcaaataatatattcacTAAGAGTGGTGGTAGTAATTCATCGAAAGATCAAACAACTCAAAAAGGAACAGgtgatttcttgtttgatCCTTTTGGTGGCAGTAGTTCAAATGATCTCTTGAGTAATTGGGCAAATACTGGAAAAACCTCTGGCCTAAAAACTCCAAATGAAGACAATTTTCCACGTAATTCGAGTGTACCAAATTTTGGAGCACAAAATAAAGATCCATTTGCAAATTTAGCTGGATCTTTGGGTGCAGGTCTCAATGCTAGTTGGAATGGTACGCCCCGAGATTCAAATACTCCACAATCGGCAAGCCCAGCAACTGCTGGTACGCCAATTCCTTCTAGTCCGCGAATGCCCAATAAAGCTAGTGCGCCTACTGAGAGTAATAATATAGATTCAtcaatctttaataataaaccaGCTAATAAGCATACTGATGTATTTGAAGATCTCCTCGGTAGTCAAGGATATAATTTCTTTAGTTCACGAAAAGCTGATAAAGACAGTCCAAAGACTATTAACGAAATGAGAAAAGTTGAAGCTGCTAAAACAATGGATCCAGACGTATTGAAAGTATCTGAGTGGACTGAAGGTAAAAAGGGAAATATTAGAGGACTTTTGTGTTCACTACATACTGTTTTGTGGCCAGAAGCTGATAGATGGCAACGATATGAAATGCATCAGCTCGTTTCACCTGCAGATGTGAAAAAAGCTTATCGAAAAGCATGTTTGGCAGTTCATCCAGACAag CAATCTGGAACTGCCAATGAAAATATTGCAAAGCTCATATTTATGGAATTAAATAATGCTTGGAGTGCATTTGAAAATGATGCATCACAACagaatttatttagttaa